In Nostoc sp. GT001, a genomic segment contains:
- a CDS encoding iron uptake porin — MSNLLWKSLVVSPAVLGATLLVSATAMAAPNPTTQVSAAKQLGVTEVAQQPEILAQTTIDQVNRYSSEGNQGNSQSQVTSVSQFSDVQPTDWAFQALQSLVERYGCIAGYPNATYRGNRALTRYEFAAGLNACLDRVNELIATATADLVTKQDLATLQRLQEEFSAELATLRGRVDSLEARTAELEANQFSTTTKLVGEAIFGVTDVFGGNTGDNNNTVFQNRVRLDLQTSFTGKDVLHTRLAAGNATAFTQFDNANNPLNTAEGTQTFQAGIGDGNNSVKIDRLTYEAPVDPAQVYLAASGGRHSHYAAVNNPYFFDNTDGGNGALSTFASESPIYRIGGGAGIALNLPLGKGGGILGNSSITAGYLASQANDPALSSGLTNGDYAALGQLNFSVGDRVALAATYVHGYSASGALFDSGTDGTTGGFDVGTGQANFLGNAAGLAGGVATPASSNSYGVSAAFRPSDKLSISGFVSYHDVTGVGAGDDYQAWSYGLGVALPDFGKKGNVLGVFAGAEPYSFNRPGFGGNNDIPYHFEGFYKYRVSDNISVTPGVIWLTSPGQNSDNDDAIIGTLRTTFTF; from the coding sequence ATGTCTAATCTATTATGGAAATCCTTAGTGGTTAGCCCAGCAGTTTTGGGAGCAACATTGTTAGTTTCGGCAACAGCAATGGCGGCCCCAAACCCAACCACACAAGTATCAGCAGCCAAACAACTAGGTGTAACCGAAGTTGCCCAACAGCCAGAAATATTGGCTCAAACAACCATAGATCAAGTTAATCGCTACAGCAGTGAAGGCAACCAAGGTAATTCTCAGTCTCAAGTAACATCGGTTTCTCAATTTTCCGATGTACAACCTACTGACTGGGCATTCCAAGCATTGCAGTCCTTGGTTGAACGCTATGGTTGTATTGCAGGTTATCCAAATGCGACTTATCGCGGTAATCGTGCTTTGACCCGTTATGAATTTGCCGCTGGTTTAAATGCCTGTTTGGATCGGGTTAACGAATTGATTGCCACAGCAACCGCTGACTTGGTAACAAAACAAGATTTAGCCACCTTACAACGGTTGCAAGAAGAATTTTCCGCAGAATTGGCAACCCTACGTGGTCGTGTAGATTCCTTAGAAGCGCGGACTGCTGAATTGGAAGCGAATCAGTTCTCCACCACCACAAAACTAGTCGGTGAAGCCATTTTTGGTGTTACTGATGTGTTTGGAGGTAACACTGGTGACAACAACAATACTGTCTTCCAAAACAGAGTACGTTTAGACTTGCAAACCAGCTTCACTGGTAAAGACGTTTTACATACTCGTCTCGCTGCTGGTAATGCAACAGCCTTTACACAATTTGACAACGCTAATAATCCACTCAATACTGCTGAAGGCACACAAACATTTCAAGCTGGTATCGGCGATGGTAACAACAGTGTCAAGATAGACCGCTTGACTTATGAAGCTCCCGTAGACCCAGCCCAAGTTTACCTCGCAGCTAGTGGTGGACGACACAGCCATTATGCTGCTGTCAACAATCCTTACTTTTTTGATAATACTGACGGTGGTAACGGTGCTTTATCTACCTTTGCTTCTGAAAGTCCCATCTATAGGATTGGTGGCGGTGCTGGTATAGCGCTCAATCTGCCCCTTGGTAAAGGTGGTGGTATTTTAGGAAATAGCTCAATCACTGCGGGTTACTTGGCATCACAAGCTAACGATCCTGCTCTTAGTTCAGGTCTGACCAACGGCGACTATGCCGCTTTAGGACAGTTGAACTTTAGTGTAGGCGATCGCGTAGCTTTAGCTGCTACCTACGTCCACGGATATAGTGCCAGTGGTGCTTTATTCGACTCTGGTACAGACGGAACAACTGGAGGTTTTGATGTAGGTACTGGACAAGCTAACTTTTTAGGTAATGCAGCCGGTCTAGCAGGAGGTGTAGCAACCCCAGCTAGCAGCAACTCCTACGGTGTGTCGGCTGCGTTTAGACCTAGCGACAAACTATCCATTAGTGGATTCGTCTCTTACCATGACGTTACAGGTGTCGGTGCAGGTGATGATTATCAAGCTTGGAGCTACGGTTTAGGGGTAGCCTTACCTGATTTCGGTAAAAAAGGTAACGTTTTAGGTGTTTTTGCTGGTGCAGAACCTTATTCCTTTAACCGCCCAGGTTTTGGTGGCAACAATGATATACCCTACCACTTTGAAGGCTTCTACAAGTATCGTGTGTCGGATAACATCTCTGTAACTCCTGGTGTAATCTGGTTGACCTCTCCTGGTCAAAACAGCGATAATGATGATGCTATTATCGGTACGCTCAGAACTACTTTCACCTTCTAG